A segment of the Amycolatopsis thermophila genome:
ATCGCCTCGACGAGCGCGAAGAGCGCCCCGATCCCGGTGACCACTCTGACGGCTGCGCCCCGTCCACGGTAAATTCCCGTTCTGGTCATACGAAGGAGTGACCGGATCGGGGATTTTCAAACCCGTTCGGGTGGCCTCCGCCGGGGCGCGTTCGGCCGTGCCGGTCAGCGGCGTTCGCTGGGGATGATGACCCACAGCACGAGGTAGACCAGGAACTGCGGGCCGGGCAGCAGGCAGGACAGCACGAACAGCCAGCGCATCGTGCTGGGCTTCCAGCCGAGGCGGTGGGCCAGGCCGGCGCACACCCCGGCGATCACGCGATCGTGGCGGGACCTCGTCAGGGTCGTCGTTGTCGTCATGCCTCCACGATGCCCCTGCCCGGCGCCGTCCGCATCGGTGG
Coding sequences within it:
- a CDS encoding PspC domain-containing protein, translating into MTTTTTLTRSRHDRVIAGVCAGLAHRLGWKPSTMRWLFVLSCLLPGPQFLVYLVLWVIIPSERR